Proteins from one Telopea speciosissima isolate NSW1024214 ecotype Mountain lineage chromosome 1, Tspe_v1, whole genome shotgun sequence genomic window:
- the LOC122640607 gene encoding protein TRIGALACTOSYLDIACYLGLYCEROL 2, chloroplastic-like isoform X1, which yields MIGSQWVQLSTCPPVSRTPLFAFQGESSLNFMPYRPLKKLVHVRASSADTGQSPPASSSSERKNRLAVILDVPATIWRQTLRPLSDFGFGKRSIWEGAVGLFVVSGALIFALSLVWLRGFYMRSRLRKYQAVFEFAHACGISMGTPVRIRGLTVGNVVRINPSLKSIEAVVEVEDENVIIPRNALIEVNQSGLLMETRIDITPRDPIPTPSVGPLDLECVKEGLIVCDRQKIWAHQGVSFDALVGIFTRLGREMEEIGISRSYELVEQVASVIQEAKPLLAKIEAMAEDVHPLLAEVCNSGLLKEVESLTRSLTEAAVDLRRVHSSIMTPENTELIQQSISTLIFTLKNIENISSDILGFTGDEATRRNLKLLIKSLSRLL from the exons ATGATTGGGAGTCAATGGGTTCAGCTGTCTACTTGCCCACCTGTATCGCGCACTCCCCTGTTTGCCTTCCAGGGTGAGTCGTCCCTCAACTTCATGCCATATAGACCATTGAAGAAGCTCGTTCACGTCCGGGCGAGCTCAGCCGACACAGGGCAGAGTCCACCGGCGTCGTCCTCTTCGGAAAGGAAGAACCGACTTGCGGTTATTTTGGATGTCCCTGCGACTATCTGGAGGCAAACTTTGCGTCCCCTTAGcgattttgggtttggtaaaaGGAGCATTTGGGAGGGAGCTGTGGGTCTCTTTGTGGTTTCTGGGGCTCTTATCTTCGCACTGAGTTTGGTTTGGCTGAGGGGTTTCTATATGAGATCTCGATTGAGGAAGTACCAGGCTGTGTTTGAGTTTGCTCATGCTTGTGGCATTTCCATGGGAACGCCAGTCAGGATCAGAGGTTTGACAGTTGGCAATGTGGTTCGTATCAATCCTTCCTTAAAAAGTATTGAAGCGGTCGTTGAG GTTGAAGATGAGAATGTAATCATACCTCGGAATGCACTGATTGAGGTGAATCAATCTGGCCTTCTTATGGAGACTCGGATTGATATTACTCCTCGGGATCCAATTCCGACACCTTCAGTGGGACCTCTTGATCTTGAATGTGTTAAAGAAGGTCTAATTGTATGTGACAGACAAAAGATATGGGCACATCAAGGAGTAAGTTTTGATGCATTGGTTGGTATATTTACTCGCCTTGGTCGTGAAATGGAAGAAATCGGCATTTCCAGAAGCTATGAATTGGTAGAACAAGTTGCATCTGTTATTCAAGAGGCAAAACCACTCCTTGCGAAG ATAGAAGCCATGGCTGAAGATGTTCATCCTTTGCTTGCTGAAGTTTGTAATAGTGGTCTTTTGAAGGAAGTAGAGAGTTTAACCAGGAGCCTCACAGAAGCAGCTGTGGATTTGAG ACGGGTGCATTCATCCATCATGACTCCTGAGAACACTGAGCTGATTCAACAGTCTATTTCTACCCTCATATTTACGTTGAAGAACATTGAG AATATTAGCTCTGACATTTTGGGTTTCACGGGTGACGAAGCTACAAGGCGCAACTTGAAATTGCTCATCAAGTCCCTTAGCCGATTACTATGA
- the LOC122640642 gene encoding CAX-interacting protein 4-like, producing MPATAGRVRMPANNRVHSSAALQTHGIWQSAIGYDPYAPNKDDSKQSSHQKSNSEPEAENAYASFQGLLALARITGSNADEARGACKKCGRVGHLTFQCRNFLTVKEDAKDKDPVSVQAADASGMDRLKASGGKMENKAPAESSEASSEVEDETESSDSDADSEIERIIARRYGKKGGSKVRSSSKKEEALEESGSDSEDRRKRGRSRRRRNSRKRRDGDSDDEDESDQKRKKDKRRRGHDSLVEEAERHARHRKSRKEKRRRRSHHHSGDSSESEESDRSRKRKSRKARSLSDSDFSDLDDSRVGRGTKPSEKRNKN from the coding sequence atgCCAGCCACAGCAGGTCGTGTTCGCATGCCTGCGAACAATCGAGTTCACAGTAGTGCAGCCCTCCAAACCCATGGTATCTGGCAAAGTGCCATAGGTTATGATCCTTATGCTCCCAACAAGGATGATTCGAAGCAGTCATCCCATCAGAAGTCTAATTCTGAACCTGAGGCTGAGAATGCATATGCTAGCTTTCAAGGTCTTCTTGCCCTGGCCCGTATAACTGGTTCCAATGCTGATGAAGCCCGGGGGGCCTGCAAGAAGTGCGGTCGTGTCGGCCACCTCACATTTCAATGCCGAAATTTTCTTACTGTAAAGGAAGATGCAAAAGACAAGGATCCTGTTTCTGTCCAGGCTGCCGATGCATCAGGAATGGATAGATTGAAGGCAAGTGGAGGAAAGATGGAGAACAAAGCTCCTGCTGAGAGCTCTGAAGCAAGCTCGGAGGTGGAGGATGAAACTGAGAGTTCTGATTCCGATGCGGATTCAGAGATTGAGAGGATAATTGCTAGGCGGTATGGGAAAAAGGGTGGCAGCAAGGTGAGGTCTTCGAGTAAGAAGGAGGAGGCATTAGAGGAAAGTGGATCAGACTCTGAAGATAGGAGGAAGAGAGGTAGatcaaggaggaggaggaatagTCGCAAGAGAAGGGATGGTGAttctgatgatgaagatgaaagtgatcagaagaggaagaaggacaaGAGGAGGAGAGGGCATGACTCATTGGTTGAAGAGGCTGAACGTCATGCACGTCATAGAAAGAgtaggaaggagaaaaggaggaggagaagtcATCATCACTCTGGTGATTCATCTGAGTCTGAAGAGTCTGACAGAAGTCGCAAGAGAAAGAGCAGGAAGGCAAGGTCACTCTCGGATTCTGATTTCAGTGACTTGGACGATTCACGGGTTGGCAGGGGCACAAAGCCTTCTGAGAAGAGGAACAAGAACTAG
- the LOC122640607 gene encoding protein TRIGALACTOSYLDIACYLGLYCEROL 2, chloroplastic-like isoform X2 produces MIGSQWVQLSTCPPVSRTPLFAFQGESSLNFMPYRPLKKLVHVRASSADTGQSPPASSSSERKNRLAVILDVPATIWRQTLRPLSDFGFGKRSIWEGAVGLFVVSGALIFALSLVWLRGFYMRSRLRKYQAVFEFAHACGISMGTPVRIRGLTVGNVVRINPSLKSIEAVVEVEDENVIIPRNALIEVNQSGLLMETRIDITPRDPIPTPSVGPLDLECVKEGLIVCDRQKIWAHQGVSFDALVGIFTRLGREMEEIGISRSYELVEQVASVIQEAKPLLAKIEAMAEDVHPLLAEVCNSGLLKEVESLTRSLTEAAVDLRPCSLYFAYHLPHLLLDLLQCNHGGDA; encoded by the exons ATGATTGGGAGTCAATGGGTTCAGCTGTCTACTTGCCCACCTGTATCGCGCACTCCCCTGTTTGCCTTCCAGGGTGAGTCGTCCCTCAACTTCATGCCATATAGACCATTGAAGAAGCTCGTTCACGTCCGGGCGAGCTCAGCCGACACAGGGCAGAGTCCACCGGCGTCGTCCTCTTCGGAAAGGAAGAACCGACTTGCGGTTATTTTGGATGTCCCTGCGACTATCTGGAGGCAAACTTTGCGTCCCCTTAGcgattttgggtttggtaaaaGGAGCATTTGGGAGGGAGCTGTGGGTCTCTTTGTGGTTTCTGGGGCTCTTATCTTCGCACTGAGTTTGGTTTGGCTGAGGGGTTTCTATATGAGATCTCGATTGAGGAAGTACCAGGCTGTGTTTGAGTTTGCTCATGCTTGTGGCATTTCCATGGGAACGCCAGTCAGGATCAGAGGTTTGACAGTTGGCAATGTGGTTCGTATCAATCCTTCCTTAAAAAGTATTGAAGCGGTCGTTGAG GTTGAAGATGAGAATGTAATCATACCTCGGAATGCACTGATTGAGGTGAATCAATCTGGCCTTCTTATGGAGACTCGGATTGATATTACTCCTCGGGATCCAATTCCGACACCTTCAGTGGGACCTCTTGATCTTGAATGTGTTAAAGAAGGTCTAATTGTATGTGACAGACAAAAGATATGGGCACATCAAGGAGTAAGTTTTGATGCATTGGTTGGTATATTTACTCGCCTTGGTCGTGAAATGGAAGAAATCGGCATTTCCAGAAGCTATGAATTGGTAGAACAAGTTGCATCTGTTATTCAAGAGGCAAAACCACTCCTTGCGAAG ATAGAAGCCATGGCTGAAGATGTTCATCCTTTGCTTGCTGAAGTTTGTAATAGTGGTCTTTTGAAGGAAGTAGAGAGTTTAACCAGGAGCCTCACAGAAGCAGCTGTGGATTTGAG GCCATGTTCTTTGTATTTTGCGTATCATCTGCCACACCTTTTGCTGGACCTCCTACAATGCAACCATGGTGGTGATGCTTAG
- the LOC122640607 gene encoding protein TRIGALACTOSYLDIACYLGLYCEROL 2, chloroplastic-like isoform X3, with translation MIGSQWVQLSTCPPVSRTPLFAFQGESSLNFMPYRPLKKLVHVRASSADTGQSPPASSSSERKNRLAVILDVPATIWRQTLRPLSDFGFGKRSIWEGAVGLFVVSGALIFALSLVWLRGFYMRSRLRKYQAVFEFAHACGISMGTPVRIRGLTVGNVVRINPSLKSIEAVVEVEDENVIIPRNALIEVNQSGLLMETRIDITPRDPIPTPSVGPLDLECVKEGLIVCDRQKIWAHQGVSFDALVGIFTRLGREMEEIGISRSYELVEQVASVIQEAKPLLAK, from the exons ATGATTGGGAGTCAATGGGTTCAGCTGTCTACTTGCCCACCTGTATCGCGCACTCCCCTGTTTGCCTTCCAGGGTGAGTCGTCCCTCAACTTCATGCCATATAGACCATTGAAGAAGCTCGTTCACGTCCGGGCGAGCTCAGCCGACACAGGGCAGAGTCCACCGGCGTCGTCCTCTTCGGAAAGGAAGAACCGACTTGCGGTTATTTTGGATGTCCCTGCGACTATCTGGAGGCAAACTTTGCGTCCCCTTAGcgattttgggtttggtaaaaGGAGCATTTGGGAGGGAGCTGTGGGTCTCTTTGTGGTTTCTGGGGCTCTTATCTTCGCACTGAGTTTGGTTTGGCTGAGGGGTTTCTATATGAGATCTCGATTGAGGAAGTACCAGGCTGTGTTTGAGTTTGCTCATGCTTGTGGCATTTCCATGGGAACGCCAGTCAGGATCAGAGGTTTGACAGTTGGCAATGTGGTTCGTATCAATCCTTCCTTAAAAAGTATTGAAGCGGTCGTTGAG GTTGAAGATGAGAATGTAATCATACCTCGGAATGCACTGATTGAGGTGAATCAATCTGGCCTTCTTATGGAGACTCGGATTGATATTACTCCTCGGGATCCAATTCCGACACCTTCAGTGGGACCTCTTGATCTTGAATGTGTTAAAGAAGGTCTAATTGTATGTGACAGACAAAAGATATGGGCACATCAAGGAGTAAGTTTTGATGCATTGGTTGGTATATTTACTCGCCTTGGTCGTGAAATGGAAGAAATCGGCATTTCCAGAAGCTATGAATTGGTAGAACAAGTTGCATCTGTTATTCAAGAGGCAAAACCACTCCTTGCGAAG TGA